The sequence GGTCGTCGACGAGCATCGACTGACCGGACGCGGCGACCCAGCCCGCGATGCCGGTCCCCGCCGGGAACCGCGTACCGACGAGCTGCCCGTCACCCTCACCGGCCACGGCCTCGAAGACGAGGTCGCCGGTCGCCGGGTCGATCAGGAAGATCGAGGAGGCCGCCGCGCCGAAGACATGGCGCGCGACTTCCACGATGGACTGCAGCAGGCGGCGCCCCACGGGCGTCGCGGCGTCAACAGGTTTCGTCATGCGCACCTCCAAGTCGACCGGTGGTGTTCCCGGCGCAGAGGAACAGCACCGTCTTCAGCTGGAACGGCGTGAGCCAGGGGTGCTTGCCGAGGATCAGCGCGCACAGGCCCGAGATGTGCGGCGCGGCGAAACTGTTGCCGGTCGAGCGGATGGTCCCGCCCCCCGGCCACGCCACGGGCACGCGTACACCGCGCGCGTGGAACTCCACGGGCGGCGCGGGGTTGTAGTAGTACGTCATCGGGTCGTCCTCGTCGTGGCTCGCGACGGAGATCACCGAGGAGAACGACCAGGGATAGCTGGGCACCGGCCGGTTGTGCGCGGAGACGACGAGCGCGCACCGGCGGAAGTAGGCCCGGTCGGCGAGCTCGTGGAGCTGGGCGGTCAGCGCGGGCCGGGTCGTCGCCAGGCTCAGGTTGATGACGTCGAAGTTCTGCTCGATGGCCCAGGAGAGCCCGGCGATCAGGGCCGGGCCGCTGCCCGTCTTGCCGTCGGTCAGCACCTGGGCGGACGAGACCGAGACCCCCGGTGCGACGGACCGGATCACCCCGGCGCAGGCGGTGCCGTGTCCGGCGCGGTCGGTGGGTTCGCACGGCACCATCTCCACCTCGCCGTCCTCGTCCGGGACGGCCGTCACGGCGAGGTCGACCGGGCCGGCCATCGGATGGCCGCCCTCGACCCCGCTGTCCACGACGCACACCCGGACCCCGGAGCCGTCGGCCCCGCCCCACGCCCACTGAGGCGAGACCGAGTCCATGGGGATGGAAGCGAACCCCTCACGAGCCTGCGCCCTCGTCGCGCCCCAGGCCGGCACGCCCGGCGTGTAGGGCCGCGAGGGCCGTCTCCAGGGTGGATCGCTCATCGGTCCTCCTCCGGTCCCGCCGTGCTCCAGGCCCGTACCGTCCGGGCGGGGAGCACCGCCTCCTTCGCCGTCAGGGCGTCCAGCGCCCGCCCGGCGGCGTGCCGGGCCCGCTCCGGTTCACCGGCGGCGTCCAGCACCCGCGCCGCCTCGAACCAGACGTCACCGATGAGGCACGGGTCGTCGGTGCCGTCCAGGGCGGCGACGGCCCGCCCGGCGTCCCCGACCGCGTCCCCGTACGCCCCGGCCCGCGCCCGCGCCCGTGCCCGCAGCGCCAGCCGGACGGCCCGGGTACGGGTCTCCTCCGGCTGGTCCGCGGGCGGGTCGGCCAGCTCGGCCGCGTCCGGACCGGGGCCGTGCCCGGTGCAGAACCGCTCCCGGGCCGCGTACAGGCGCAAGGTGGCCGCGGTCCGCGTCTGCCCCAGGGCGGCGAGCCCGTCCGCCGCCGCCCCGTAATGGCCGGCGGCCGTCAGGTGCGCCCCGGCCAGGGACTCGACGAACCCCGCCGTCTGGTCGGCCGCGAGCGTGCCGAGGGCCAGCGCCAGGTCGTCGCAGTGGACACGGACCAGCGCGATGTCCTCACGGGCCGCGTCCACCCGGTCCGACAGGGCCAGATGCCGGGCCCGGGTCAGGAGCACCGGCACGAGCAGGCTCCGGTCGCCGTCGAACCGCCGGACCAACTCCTCGCAGAGCACGATCGCCTGGGTGAGCGGGGTCGGCGACCACTGCGTCAGCTCACAGATCGACGCGAGGATGCGGTTGCCCTCGTAGGTGTCGCCGAGCCCGCGCGCCCGGGAGAGCGCGTCGCGCATGGAGCCCTCCGCCGCGCCGACCCGGCCCTCCGCGAAGCTCCGCAGCGAGGACAGCTGGTGCAGCCTGCACCAGCTCAGGTCGTCCGCCGGCCCGGGCACGGCCGGCCCGCCGCCGGGGGCGTACGGGGCGCCGGCGGGCTCCGGTCCGCCCGAGCGCAGGGCGATCAGCCGGCGCAGGATGGCGCAGGTGTCCCGGGTCGGGGCGTCGCCCCCGTTCCTGCGCTCCGCTTCCGCCACGGCCCGCCGCGCGCTGTCCCAACGGCCCAGCGCGGCATACGCGTCGGTGATGCGGGCGGCGAGCACCCGGTGCTGGGGGTCGCCGTCCGGGGTGAGGGCGCGCCCGCGTTCCATCAGCGAGACGGCGGCGGGCAGGTCGCGGCGGTGCAGCGCCCCGTACCCCGTGGTCACCAGGGCGCGGGCCGCACGCCCGGTCAGCGCGGGCAGCCCGGGGTCGCCCGGATCGGCCTCGGACCGCAGCCGGCACGCGGACTCCAGGTGGTGGGCGGCGTCCCCCTCCGCGGCCGGGCCCGGCGCCCCGCCTTCGAGCCGGTCCGCGAGCACGGTGTGCCAGGTGGCGCGCCGGGCCTTGGAGGTCATCTCGTACAAGGTGTCCCGGGCCAGCGCCCGGGTGAACCGGTAGGTGCCGGGCGGGCCGTACGGATGGATCACCCGGGAGCGCAGCAGCCGGCCCAGGGCGTCATCGAGGACCCCGTCCGCCAGCGCCGGCTCGTCCTCGGCGAGCGCGCGCACCTCCTCGGCGGTGAACGACCCGCCCACCCCCGCGGAGCGCTCCAGCACGGCCCGGTCGGTGGCCGGCAGCCGGTCCAGCCAGGCCGTCAGCAGGACCCGGATCGACGTGGGAACGCCCTGGTCCACGGCCCGGTGGCCGGCCAGGTTCTCCAGGAGCAGTTCGGCGAACAGCGGATTGCCGTCGCACTCCCGCACCACCCGGGCCAGGTCGTCGGTGGCGACCGCCTCCTGCGCGGCCACTTCCGCCCGGTCCGCGAGCAGTTCCACCAGCCGCTCGGTCTGTGCGGGCGGCAGCGCGTCGAGGCGCAGTGCGAGGTCCCCGGCCGGCACCGCGGCACCCGTCTCGGCGCGCGTCACACAGATGATCAGCAGGGGGGTGTCCCGGGCGCCCTCGGCGAGATCGGCGACCATGTCGGAGAGGGTCGGCTGCGCCCACTGGAAGTCCTCCAGGACCAGGACCACCGGGGCGTCGCGGCCCAGGGCCTCCAGGAGCCGCCGGAACGCCCACCCGATCTCGTCGACACTCACCGGCAGCCCGCTCCCGGTGCGGACGCCCAGGGCGACGGCGAGGGCGGTGACAGCGCGGTCCGCGCCCGGGCGCAGCGTCTCCAGTGCCCGTTGCGCCTGTTCCCAGCCGCCGGGCAGCGACCAGACCGCCTCGGCCAGCGGGCGGTGGGCGAGCCCGGCACCGAACGCCTGGCAGCCGGCCCGCAGGACGACGGCGTCCTCCCCGACGCGGTCCAGGAACTCCCGCACCAGGCGCGACTTCCCGATGCCCGGGGGACCGGCGACCGTCACCGGGCGGCTACGGCGCTCGTCCCGGGCCTCCGCGAACTCGGCCCACAGGACGCGCAGTTCGCCTTCGCGCCCGACGAGCGGCACCAGGTCCTCGCGGCTCGCCGCGTCGAGGACGGACAACACCCGCCGGGCGGCGACCGGTTCGCGCTTGCCCTTCACCCGCAGCGGGGCGACGGCCTCCATACGGACCCGGCCGCCCACCAGCCCGGCCGTCTCCTCACCGATCAGGATCTCGTGCGGATCGGCGTGCGACTGGAGGCGGGCGGCCGTGTGCACGACATCCCCGACCACCCTGGCCGCGCCGCCGAGCACCCCCGCCACCACGGCCTCTCCCGAGGCGATCCCGCAGTGGATGTCCAGCCGCACCCCGGGACCGGTCGCGATGGCCGCCACGGACTCGCGTACGGCGCACGCCGCCCGGACCGCGTGCAGCGCGTCGTCCTCATGGGTGACGAACGCCCCGAAGACGGCCATCACGGCGTCGCCGATGAACTTCTCGACCACGCCGCCGTGTTCGGTGACCGCCGTGGTGCAGGCCCGGTAGTACCGGTCCATCGTGCGCCGCAGCGCCTCGGGGTCCAGGGTCTCGGCCAGCACGGTCGAGCCGACGAGGTCGATGAAGAGAGCCGTGACGATTCTGCGGCTGTCCGACGACGGCGCCCCCGCGACCACCGGTGTGCCGCACTCGGGGCAGAACCGTGCTCCGTCCGGCACCGTGGCACGGCAACCGCCGCACCGCGCGCCACCGTTCACAGGAGCTTGATGTCCTGTCCCTCCACCTCACCGGACACCGCTTCCAGCCGCTCCCTGACGGAGTTCAGCACCCGGACCTCGTGCTCGCTGAGCCCCGAGAGGACCGAGCGCTGCTCGACCGCCAGCAGGTCCACCGGGTGGCCGGCCTCACGTAGTGCGTGCAGGGCGTCGAAGGTCATGGCTACCGGTACCTCGTTCCCGTAGTGCGGCCAGTCGAGCGTGACGCCCGCCGGTCCGATGGAGCACTCCGCGACCGCTGCCGCGAGGGCGCCGATGGTCTCGGGAGCCTCCTGCCGTCTGCGCTCGTCGGCGGGCAGCGGTGGCCATATCCCCTGGACCAGAACGCCCTGGGCGTACAGCCGCGCAATCATTTCCGTACGGTTCGACGCGCCCGTTCTTCGGAGCATGTTGCATAAGTGGGCCGCCACCGTGTGAGGGCTGATGCAGAGAGCTTCGGCGATATCCCGGTTCGAGGAGCCGGCGGCCACGAGCGAAGCGATAAGAATCTCACGCCTGGTCAAACCCTTTACCCCCATTGTGGTGAGCGAAGCGTGGGCCGGCAGGGAAATACCTCACTCCCGGGGGTCAGAGTAGCTGCGGGGCATGTTCCGGACAAGAACGCCGCGAACGGGATCACAGGACCACTGGATTCATAGTCGATCGGGGGATATGAAGCCGGGGGGCGCCGGAGCAGCCTTGCCGTTGCACCAGCCCGTGACTGTCTCCCTGAAGGAGTGACCCATGTCGCAAGCACCTCTCGACGCGCTGCGCAGCGCCGGCACCCCGGTCGACCTGCTGTCGGACTCCGAGCGCGAGATCTTCAACGGCCTCAGCCCGGACGAGGTCGCGGTCCTCGGCTCGATCCAGGCCCGGCTCAACGCCGTGTCCGCCGCGGTCGAGGGCCAGGTGAACGACAACCAGGTCAACGTCCTCTGCTGATAACGGCCCTGGCGGGTCCGGCGGCACCGGCCGTCGGGCCCGCCGGAGGGGACGCGCCGGACCGCCGTGCGTCCGGACACCCAGTGGGAGCGTGATGATGGACCAAGTCAGCAGATACCTGGTGCTCAGTGACCGCGCGTACGCCGACACCACCGGCGTCCCGGTACGGCTCGCCTACAGCACCCGCACCGCGAGCACCGTCGCGGTGGACCTCCCCACCGCGCGGGCACTGGAGGCCGGCGACGCCGCCGCGCTCGCCCCGGCCTGGACCGGCGCCCTGCGCGCGGCCCAGCTGCTCGTACCGGCCGGCGAGGACGAGCTGTCCGCCGTACTCGACCGCAACCGGCGCGCGTCCGCGGACCGTTCGGCGGTGCACATCGCTCTGCTGCCGACCTCCTACTGCAACATGGGCTGCGCCTACTGCGGCCAGGAACACACCCGGGGCGGCCTGTCCCGCGACCACCGCAGCCGGGTCCGCGACCGCGTGCTGCGCGCCGTGACCGCCCCGGGGACCCGCAGCGCCCGGATCGACTGGTTCGGGGCCGAGCCGATGATGGGCTACGCGGTCATCCGCGACCTCGCCCCCCGCTTCGTCGCCGCCGCCGCCGAGCACGGGGTCGCCTACTCCTCGGTGATCGTCACCAACGGCTCCCTCCTCACCCCCGCGAAAATCAACACGCTCATCCGCTCCTGCGGGGTCACCCATTTCGAGATCACGATCGACGGACCGCCGGATATACACAATGAACACCGGCCGCTGAAAAGCGGACGAGGATCTTTCTGGAACATCGTGCGCGCCGTGCGTTCCGTACTCGACGAACCGGATCTCGGTCCCACCCATTTCGCGTTCCGGACGAATGTCGATGTGCACAACCAGGACTCCGTACCCCGCTATGTCGAGCTGATGGCGGAGCTGGGCTTCAGCCACCCACGTGTGTCCTTCTCGATCGCTCCCGTCCACTCGTGGGGAAACGACGTATCGGCGATCGAGGTGTCCAAGTACGAGTTCGCCGAGCGCGAGACGGGGTGGCTCCGGCTGCTCTCCGAGCACGGGCTGCACACCCAACTGCTGCCGACCACCGCGCGGAAGGTCCTCTGCCCCGCCACGACCCGCTCGTCCGAGATCATCAGCAGCACCGGCAACATCTTCTCGTGCAGCGAGTACCCCCTCGTCCCCGAGGCCGAGCGCACCCTCGCGCTGACGCACATCGACCGGGCGGGTACCGAACCGGTCCGGCCGCTGGGCCCCTTCGACGGCTGGAACGACCAGATCGCCGAGGGCACCACCTGGTGCAAGAGCTGCGTCTTCATGCCCACCTGCGGCGGCTCCTGCCCCAAGGCATGGCAGGAGGGCCACCCGCCCTGCCCCGGCTACAAGTACAACGTCCAGGACAGGCTCGATCTCATCGCCGCCCAGTGCGGCCTGCGCGACGTGGCCGGTGAGCCCGCCGGAGCCCGTTGATGACGGCGCGGACCGGCCCGGACGCCCCGCGCCGGCTGCTCATCGGAGTGTGCGGCTCCGGCAACGTACTCGCCGTTCCGCAGTACCTCATGGCTCTGCGCACCGGCCTCGGACCCGGCGTCGAGATCCGTATGGCCATGACCCGCTCCGCCGCCGCGCTCATTCCGGCCGCGACCATGCGGCTACTGTGCCGGGACGTGTACTGCGACGGCGAGGACGAACTGACGACCGGTCATGTCGCCCCCGCCGTCTGGGCGGACCGCTTCGTCGTCCTGCCCGCCACCGCCAACATGCTCGGCCAGGCCGCCAACGGACTCGCCTCCGGACTCCTCAGCTCTGCGCTGCTCGCCCATGACCGTCCAGTGGTGTTCTTTCCGAGCATGAACAGCCTAATGTGGGAGCGCCCCGCCGTCCGCCGCAACGTGGACCGATTGCGCGCGGACGGGCATGCCGTCGTGGACCCGGTGCCCGCCACCGGCTGGCTGATCGCCGCGGGCGACGTACGCAAGAACCTCGGGCTGCCGCCGCCCGCCACCGTGACGGCGGTGATCGGCGAGTTCCTGGACCTGCCGGTCGGCCCGCTCGGGGGCTGAGCACACCATCCAGCACAAGGGGGAGACGTGGCAGCAGCCGGACACCGGCTCCGTACGGCACTGGCGGGCGGACCCATGTCGGTGCGCGGCTTCCGGCTGCTGCTCGCCGGGCAGCTCTCCTCCACGGTCGGCGACTACTGCTACGCCGTCGCGCTGCCCTGGCTGATCCTCTCCGGCGGTGGCGGCCCGGTCCTGCTCGGCACGGTCCTGGCCTGCTACGGCATCCCCCGCGTCGTCACGATTCCGCTGGGCGGGGTGGTGGCCGACCGGATCGGCGGCCGGCGCGTCATGCTCATGGCCGACCTGGTGCGCGCCGCGGCCGTCGGCACCCTCGCGGTGCTCGCCTCGGCCGGAACACCGACACTGAGTCAGCTCGCCCCCATCGCCGTCGTGTTGGGCGCCTGCTCCGGCATGTTCATCCCCGCCTCGTACACCCTCCTGCCCGCCCTGCTGCGCAAGGAGGACCTCGGCCGGGGCAACGCCCTGTCGACCATGGTCAACCAGGTCGGCGGACTCCTCGGACCCACCGCGGGCGGCGCCCTGGTGGCCGCCTTCGACGCGGGTCCTGCGCTCACGGTCGACGCTGCGTCCTTCCTCGTGTCGGCGCTGGTCCTCGCCCGAATACGCACCGGCGCGGACGCGCCGGAACACGACGGGCCCGTCGCCACCGACGAGACCGCGGTCCGCAAGACGTCCTTCCGTGAACTTCTGCGCCACGGAAGGCTGCTGCACATCGTGCTGGTGGTGGCCCTCGTCTGCAACCTGGGCTTCAACGGCACGATCGAGGTGGCGTTGCCCGAACTGGCCCATCAGGGCATGGGCGCCACCGGCTACGGAATTCTGCTCACCTGCCTGAGCCTGGGCGGTCTGGCCGGCTCCCTGGTCGCCGCCCGCAGCCGTCCGGTGGAGTCGCCCGCCTATCTGTTCGCCACGCTCGCGGTCGTCATGGGCATCGCCCTGGGCGCCGTCCCGTACGCCGGTGGCCTGATCGGCGCGGCGGTGTGCGTCTGCGTCTACGCCCTGGCCAGCGGCTGGCAGAACATCGTCGTGGTGACGATGCTCCAGGTCTGGGCGCCGTCCGCGCTCATCGGCCGGGTCATGAGCCTGGTCATGCTGGCCGTCATGGGCACCTTCCCGATCTCCGTCGCGGTGGCCGGCTTCGGAGTCCGCCACCTCGGCGCGGCCCCCTTCTTCCCGGTGGCGGGCGGGGCCATCGCCCTCACCGTGCTGGGCGCACTCACCCAGCGGGTGTTCCGCGACCACCGCGCCGACACCGAGTACGCCCCGCCGGTGCCCGTACCCGCCGCGGCCCCGGCCGTCGGGCCCGCACCCGGCGTACCGGCCGCCCGCTCCACACATCCCGGGCAGGACGACAGTCAGGAGTCGCAGCGATGAGCGTGTTCGTCCCGTTGGGCATGCCGCGGTTCGAGGGCGAACCGGACCACGGCCCGCGGCCGGGCCGGGGCACAGTCAACACCGCGTACCTGCTGGTCAATCCGCCCGTGACCGACCCGACGACCGCCTACCACTCGATCCCGTACCTGGTGGGCGCCGCCAGGGCGGCCGGCCACACCGAGTACGCCTGCGTGGACGCCAATCTCGACGCCTTCACCCACCTCGCCGACCCCTTGCGCTTCGGCGCCACGCTCGCGGCCGCCCGCTCCCTGCGCGCCGAGATCGAGGCCAGGTCCGCCGCCCCCCGCCGCCACGACGAGATCCGCTACCGGCAGGCCCTGGCCGCCGAGGGCCTGACCGCGACATCGGCGCGCGACGCGATCCGTGTGTTCCAGGACCCCGACCTCTTCTACCACCCCCCGACCTACGCCCAGGCGGTCGCGGTGACGAGCCGGTGGTGGGAGCTCATCGCCCTGGAGATGCCGCCCGGCGCGGCGGACGGCTTCTCGATGCGGGTGAAGTCCGCCGTCAACCTGTGCAGCACGGCGGACCTGTCCGACCCCGAGGTCCCGGCGGCCGTGGCCCGCCCCTTCGAGGGCTACTTCGCCGACGAGTTCGTCCCCAGGCTGCGCGAACGCCCCTGGGCTGTGGTGGGACTCTCCGTCAACTACACCAGTCAGCTGCCCGTCGCCCTCAGGATGGCCCGCCTGATCCGGACCGCACTGCCCGACACGGTGATCGTCTTCGGCGGCACCGAGGTCGGCGACGTGGTCAAGTACGCCTCCGACCCGGCGGCCGCGTGGCGGGTCTTCCAGGACGCCGACCTGATCGTTCCGGGCGAGGGCGAGACCGCCCTCATCGGCATCCTCGACGCGGTCGGGAACGGCGCGGTCCGGGGCGGTGACGCCTTCGAGGGCATCGGCGGCGTGATGACCAGGAAACGGCCCGACCCCGTCATCGCGTACGGCAGCGTGGACACGCTCGACTCCCCGGCGTACGACGTGTGGGACTGGGACCGGTACTGGGCGCCCGAACCGGTGATCCTCTACAGCCCGACCCGGGGGTGCTACTGGAACAAGTGCACCTTCTGCGACTACGGCCTCAACACCGACCGGCCGACCTCGCCCTCGCGCGAACGCCCCGTCGCCGCCGTCCTTGAGGACCTGCGGGAGGTGAGCCGCTACGGCAGGACCCTCTACTTCGCGGTGGACGCCATGTCCCCGCGCTATCTGCGCACCCTCGCCGCCGCCCTCGCCGAATCCTCCCTGGACCTGCGCTGGTCCGCCGAACTGCGGCTGGAGCGGACGTTTCCCAAGCGCGCCGTCGGTGAACTCCTCGCGGCCTCCGGCTGCGTCGCGGTCTCCTTCGGCTACGAGTCGGGCAGCCAGCGGGTCCTCGACCTCATCGACAAGGGGGTGAAGATCGACGCCGTCCCGGACGTCCTGGCCGAGCTGGCGCGCAACGGCATCGCCGCGCAGATGATGGGCTTCACCGGCTTCCCCACCGAGACCCGGGACGAGGCGCTCGCGACGTACGAGTTCCTCCAGGACCACGAGAAGCTGTGGACGACGGCGGGCATCGGCCTGTTCGCGCTGACCCCCGGCTCCATCGTCGCCAAGGACCCCGGCCGGTTCGGCATCGACCTCCTGCCGACCTCCGCCTCCGACGACATCCGGCGCTATGTGCCCTGGCGCGACCGGACGTCCGGTGAGGTGCACTGGCCGGAGTCCGAGGACCCCCGCGTCCCGCGCGAACACAGCGCCGGCTTCCGCAGGACCAGCTTCGACCGCCCCTTCGTCGGCGGCATCGACGCCGCGCACACCCTGCTCTACCACGCCCGCTTCGGCCGGGGACTGATGCCCGAGGCCCCCGAGGGCCCCGGCCGCGACGAAGAACCCCGCGTCCGCCTGGTCGAGGAACCGGTGGTGACCATCCCGTTCGCCTCCATCGAGGGGCTGACCGGTGTCGACGACCTGATGGCGCAGGTCAGCCGTCGCAGCCGGGAGCACCTGGACACCACATCCGGCGGCTACGGGGAATGGCTCGACGGGACCGGCACCGCCCGCCCCGGCTCCTGCGGGGTCCTCGTCCTCGCCCACGGCGACCTCGTGGAGGTGCCCGCGGGCGTGGACTTCACCGCGGACAACGCCCTCACCCGCGCCCTGC comes from Streptomyces sp. Mut1 and encodes:
- a CDS encoding S8 family serine peptidase codes for the protein MSDPPWRRPSRPYTPGVPAWGATRAQAREGFASIPMDSVSPQWAWGGADGSGVRVCVVDSGVEGGHPMAGPVDLAVTAVPDEDGEVEMVPCEPTDRAGHGTACAGVIRSVAPGVSVSSAQVLTDGKTGSGPALIAGLSWAIEQNFDVINLSLATTRPALTAQLHELADRAYFRRCALVVSAHNRPVPSYPWSFSSVISVASHDEDDPMTYYYNPAPPVEFHARGVRVPVAWPGGGTIRSTGNSFAAPHISGLCALILGKHPWLTPFQLKTVLFLCAGNTTGRLGGAHDETC
- a CDS encoding adenylate/guanylate cyclase domain-containing protein, which produces MPDGARFCPECGTPVVAGAPSSDSRRIVTALFIDLVGSTVLAETLDPEALRRTMDRYYRACTTAVTEHGGVVEKFIGDAVMAVFGAFVTHEDDALHAVRAACAVRESVAAIATGPGVRLDIHCGIASGEAVVAGVLGGAARVVGDVVHTAARLQSHADPHEILIGEETAGLVGGRVRMEAVAPLRVKGKREPVAARRVLSVLDAASREDLVPLVGREGELRVLWAEFAEARDERRSRPVTVAGPPGIGKSRLVREFLDRVGEDAVVLRAGCQAFGAGLAHRPLAEAVWSLPGGWEQAQRALETLRPGADRAVTALAVALGVRTGSGLPVSVDEIGWAFRRLLEALGRDAPVVLVLEDFQWAQPTLSDMVADLAEGARDTPLLIICVTRAETGAAVPAGDLALRLDALPPAQTERLVELLADRAEVAAQEAVATDDLARVVRECDGNPLFAELLLENLAGHRAVDQGVPTSIRVLLTAWLDRLPATDRAVLERSAGVGGSFTAEEVRALAEDEPALADGVLDDALGRLLRSRVIHPYGPPGTYRFTRALARDTLYEMTSKARRATWHTVLADRLEGGAPGPAAEGDAAHHLESACRLRSEADPGDPGLPALTGRAARALVTTGYGALHRRDLPAAVSLMERGRALTPDGDPQHRVLAARITDAYAALGRWDSARRAVAEAERRNGGDAPTRDTCAILRRLIALRSGGPEPAGAPYAPGGGPAVPGPADDLSWCRLHQLSSLRSFAEGRVGAAEGSMRDALSRARGLGDTYEGNRILASICELTQWSPTPLTQAIVLCEELVRRFDGDRSLLVPVLLTRARHLALSDRVDAAREDIALVRVHCDDLALALGTLAADQTAGFVESLAGAHLTAAGHYGAAADGLAALGQTRTAATLRLYAARERFCTGHGPGPDAAELADPPADQPEETRTRAVRLALRARARARAGAYGDAVGDAGRAVAALDGTDDPCLIGDVWFEAARVLDAAGEPERARHAAGRALDALTAKEAVLPARTVRAWSTAGPEEDR
- a CDS encoding aroma-sacti cluster domain-containing protein; the encoded protein is MIARLYAQGVLVQGIWPPLPADERRRQEAPETIGALAAAVAECSIGPAGVTLDWPHYGNEVPVAMTFDALHALREAGHPVDLLAVEQRSVLSGLSEHEVRVLNSVRERLEAVSGEVEGQDIKLL
- a CDS encoding aroma-sacti cluster domain-containing protein, which translates into the protein MSQAPLDALRSAGTPVDLLSDSEREIFNGLSPDEVAVLGSIQARLNAVSAAVEGQVNDNQVNVLC
- a CDS encoding radical SAM/SPASM domain-containing protein, with amino-acid sequence MMDQVSRYLVLSDRAYADTTGVPVRLAYSTRTASTVAVDLPTARALEAGDAAALAPAWTGALRAAQLLVPAGEDELSAVLDRNRRASADRSAVHIALLPTSYCNMGCAYCGQEHTRGGLSRDHRSRVRDRVLRAVTAPGTRSARIDWFGAEPMMGYAVIRDLAPRFVAAAAEHGVAYSSVIVTNGSLLTPAKINTLIRSCGVTHFEITIDGPPDIHNEHRPLKSGRGSFWNIVRAVRSVLDEPDLGPTHFAFRTNVDVHNQDSVPRYVELMAELGFSHPRVSFSIAPVHSWGNDVSAIEVSKYEFAERETGWLRLLSEHGLHTQLLPTTARKVLCPATTRSSEIISSTGNIFSCSEYPLVPEAERTLALTHIDRAGTEPVRPLGPFDGWNDQIAEGTTWCKSCVFMPTCGGSCPKAWQEGHPPCPGYKYNVQDRLDLIAAQCGLRDVAGEPAGAR
- a CDS encoding flavoprotein, yielding MTARTGPDAPRRLLIGVCGSGNVLAVPQYLMALRTGLGPGVEIRMAMTRSAAALIPAATMRLLCRDVYCDGEDELTTGHVAPAVWADRFVVLPATANMLGQAANGLASGLLSSALLAHDRPVVFFPSMNSLMWERPAVRRNVDRLRADGHAVVDPVPATGWLIAAGDVRKNLGLPPPATVTAVIGEFLDLPVGPLGG
- a CDS encoding MFS transporter codes for the protein MAAAGHRLRTALAGGPMSVRGFRLLLAGQLSSTVGDYCYAVALPWLILSGGGGPVLLGTVLACYGIPRVVTIPLGGVVADRIGGRRVMLMADLVRAAAVGTLAVLASAGTPTLSQLAPIAVVLGACSGMFIPASYTLLPALLRKEDLGRGNALSTMVNQVGGLLGPTAGGALVAAFDAGPALTVDAASFLVSALVLARIRTGADAPEHDGPVATDETAVRKTSFRELLRHGRLLHIVLVVALVCNLGFNGTIEVALPELAHQGMGATGYGILLTCLSLGGLAGSLVAARSRPVESPAYLFATLAVVMGIALGAVPYAGGLIGAAVCVCVYALASGWQNIVVVTMLQVWAPSALIGRVMSLVMLAVMGTFPISVAVAGFGVRHLGAAPFFPVAGGAIALTVLGALTQRVFRDHRADTEYAPPVPVPAAAPAVGPAPGVPAARSTHPGQDDSQESQR
- a CDS encoding B12-binding domain-containing radical SAM protein gives rise to the protein MSVFVPLGMPRFEGEPDHGPRPGRGTVNTAYLLVNPPVTDPTTAYHSIPYLVGAARAAGHTEYACVDANLDAFTHLADPLRFGATLAAARSLRAEIEARSAAPRRHDEIRYRQALAAEGLTATSARDAIRVFQDPDLFYHPPTYAQAVAVTSRWWELIALEMPPGAADGFSMRVKSAVNLCSTADLSDPEVPAAVARPFEGYFADEFVPRLRERPWAVVGLSVNYTSQLPVALRMARLIRTALPDTVIVFGGTEVGDVVKYASDPAAAWRVFQDADLIVPGEGETALIGILDAVGNGAVRGGDAFEGIGGVMTRKRPDPVIAYGSVDTLDSPAYDVWDWDRYWAPEPVILYSPTRGCYWNKCTFCDYGLNTDRPTSPSRERPVAAVLEDLREVSRYGRTLYFAVDAMSPRYLRTLAAALAESSLDLRWSAELRLERTFPKRAVGELLAASGCVAVSFGYESGSQRVLDLIDKGVKIDAVPDVLAELARNGIAAQMMGFTGFPTETRDEALATYEFLQDHEKLWTTAGIGLFALTPGSIVAKDPGRFGIDLLPTSASDDIRRYVPWRDRTSGEVHWPESEDPRVPREHSAGFRRTSFDRPFVGGIDAAHTLLYHARFGRGLMPEAPEGPGRDEEPRVRLVEEPVVTIPFASIEGLTGVDDLMAQVSRRSREHLDTTSGGYGEWLDGTGTARPGSCGVLVLAHGDLVEVPAGVDFTADNALTRALRLMLATQVRA